One stretch of Pandoraea oxalativorans DNA includes these proteins:
- a CDS encoding polyphosphate kinase 2 family protein codes for MFEKYRVPFGKKLDLSSFDPADKPFSGDNKDDDKTRLAELALKLDELQTILHANSKHRVLLVLQGMDTSGKDGTIRAVFQNVDPLGIRVANFKSPTPIELARDFLWRVHMVVPAAGELAIFNRSHYEDVLITRVHDWIDADECKRRYTHINNFEQLLVDNDTHIVKCFLHISSEEQRKRLQERIDDPNKHWKFELGDLKERAFWPQYTKAYEAALSATSTEHAPWYIVPSDSKRHRNLMVAELLVHALSELKLTYPPARPELTGMQVE; via the coding sequence ATGTTCGAGAAATACCGCGTACCGTTCGGCAAGAAGCTGGACCTCTCAAGCTTCGACCCTGCCGACAAGCCGTTCTCCGGCGACAACAAGGACGACGACAAGACGCGTCTGGCCGAACTGGCGCTCAAGCTCGACGAATTGCAGACGATCCTGCACGCCAACAGCAAACATCGTGTCCTGCTGGTGCTTCAGGGCATGGACACCAGCGGCAAGGACGGCACCATTCGCGCCGTGTTCCAGAACGTCGACCCATTAGGTATCCGCGTGGCCAACTTCAAATCGCCCACACCCATCGAACTGGCGCGCGACTTCCTCTGGCGCGTGCACATGGTGGTACCGGCGGCAGGCGAGCTGGCGATCTTCAATCGCAGTCATTACGAAGACGTGCTCATCACGCGCGTGCACGACTGGATCGATGCGGACGAATGCAAGCGCCGCTACACGCACATCAACAACTTCGAGCAACTGCTCGTCGACAACGACACCCACATCGTCAAGTGCTTCCTGCATATCTCGTCGGAGGAGCAGCGCAAGCGGCTTCAGGAGCGCATCGACGATCCGAACAAGCACTGGAAATTCGAGTTGGGCGACCTCAAGGAACGCGCCTTCTGGCCGCAATACACAAAGGCCTACGAGGCGGCTTTATCGGCGACCTCGACGGAACACGCACCGTGGTATATCGTCCCTTCCGACTCAAAACGTCACCGTAATCTGATGGTGGCAGAGTTGCTGGTGCACGCGCTGAGCGAGCTGAAGCTGACGTATCCGCCTGCCAGACCCGAGTTGACGGGCATGCAGGTGGAGTAG
- the gatB gene encoding Asp-tRNA(Asn)/Glu-tRNA(Gln) amidotransferase subunit GatB: protein MQWEVVIGLETHTQLSTASKIFSGASTQFGAAPNTQACPVDLALPGVLPVLNRGAVERAIEFGLAIGATIAPRSIFARKNYFYPDLPKGYQISQYEIPVVQGGSMKIQVEADPRTGREAYEKVVTLTRAHLEEDAGKSLHEDFAGMTGIDLNRAGTPLLEIVTEPEMRSAAEAVAYAKALHGLVVWLGICDGNMQEGSFRCDANVSVRPVGQKEFGTRAEIKNLNSFRFLEEAIQYEVRRQIELIEDGGTVVQETRLYDPDKKETRSMRSKEDAHDYRYFPDPDLMPLVIDSEWVERVRASLPELPAGMQARFVQAYGLSDYDAAVLTQSKAQAAYFEAVVAKAGKASAKPAANWIMGELSSLLNREDIGIDASPVSSAQLAGLLARIADNTISNKIAKEVFQLMWQERATDEGAAERIIEAKGLKQITDTGAIEKIIDEVLAANAKSVEEFRAGKEKAFNALVGQAMKATKGKANPAQVNELLKKKLGA, encoded by the coding sequence ATGCAATGGGAAGTCGTTATTGGTCTGGAGACGCACACGCAGCTCTCCACCGCTTCCAAGATTTTCTCGGGCGCATCGACGCAGTTCGGCGCGGCCCCTAATACGCAGGCATGCCCTGTGGATCTGGCGCTGCCGGGCGTGCTGCCGGTGCTCAATCGCGGCGCGGTCGAGCGTGCGATCGAGTTCGGTCTGGCCATCGGGGCGACGATTGCGCCGCGCAGCATCTTCGCGCGCAAGAATTACTTCTACCCCGATCTGCCCAAGGGCTATCAGATCAGCCAGTACGAAATCCCGGTGGTGCAGGGCGGATCGATGAAGATTCAGGTCGAAGCCGACCCGCGCACCGGCCGCGAAGCGTATGAGAAGGTCGTCACGCTCACACGCGCTCACCTTGAGGAAGACGCGGGCAAGTCGCTGCACGAAGACTTCGCAGGCATGACCGGTATCGACCTGAATCGTGCAGGCACGCCGCTGCTCGAAATCGTGACGGAGCCGGAAATGCGCAGCGCGGCCGAAGCCGTGGCGTACGCCAAGGCGCTGCACGGTCTGGTGGTGTGGCTCGGCATCTGCGACGGCAACATGCAGGAAGGTTCGTTCCGTTGCGACGCCAACGTGTCCGTGCGCCCGGTCGGTCAGAAAGAATTCGGCACGCGCGCCGAAATCAAGAACCTGAACTCGTTCCGCTTCCTCGAAGAGGCGATTCAGTACGAAGTGCGTCGTCAGATCGAACTGATCGAAGACGGCGGCACGGTGGTGCAGGAAACGCGTCTGTACGATCCGGACAAGAAGGAAACGCGTTCGATGCGCAGCAAGGAAGACGCGCACGATTACCGCTACTTCCCCGACCCGGACCTGATGCCGCTCGTGATCGACAGCGAATGGGTCGAACGTGTGCGTGCTTCGTTGCCGGAACTGCCCGCCGGAATGCAGGCGCGCTTCGTCCAGGCGTACGGTCTGTCGGACTACGACGCTGCTGTGCTCACGCAATCGAAGGCGCAGGCCGCGTACTTCGAAGCGGTGGTCGCCAAGGCGGGCAAGGCGAGCGCCAAGCCTGCCGCCAACTGGATCATGGGCGAACTGTCGTCGCTGCTGAACCGCGAAGACATCGGTATCGACGCCAGCCCGGTGTCCAGCGCACAACTCGCCGGTTTGCTCGCCCGTATCGCCGACAACACGATCTCCAACAAGATCGCCAAGGAAGTCTTCCAACTGATGTGGCAAGAGCGCGCGACCGACGAAGGGGCCGCCGAGCGCATCATCGAAGCGAAGGGCCTCAAGCAGATCACCGACACGGGCGCGATCGAGAAGATCATCGACGAAGTGCTGGCGGCCAATGCCAAGTCCGTCGAGGAATTCCGCGCGGGCAAGGAGAAGGCGTTCAACGCGCTGGTCGGTCAGGCGATGAAGGCCACCAAGGGCAAGGCGAACCCGGCGCAGGTCAACGAGCTGCTCAAGAAGAAGCTCGGCGCTTAA